Proteins encoded by one window of Lycium barbarum isolate Lr01 chromosome 11, ASM1917538v2, whole genome shotgun sequence:
- the LOC132620277 gene encoding sugar transport protein 8-like, protein MTSAQTNNSKITIYVLSCWIFAAFGGLMFGYDIGISGGVSRMDDPLMKFFPHVYERKLHAKENNYCKYDDQLLQLFTSSLYLSALIASFFASKAATKLGRRPTIEMVIFQQFTGINAIMFYAPVLFQTMGFKTDGSLLSSVITGLVNVGNTFVSIYLIDKVGRRKLLLQACCQMLISQVQYNVHLQNYA, encoded by the exons atgacGAGTGCTCAGACGAATAATTCTAAAATCACAATTTATGTGCTCTCTTGTTGGATTTTTGCTGCCTTTGGTGGCCTCATGTTTGGTTATGATATTGGTATTtcag GAGGAGTTTCTAGAATGGATGATCCTTTGATGAAATTTTTCCCACATGTGTATGAAAGAAAGCTACATGCCAAAGAGAATAACTATTGCAAATATGATGATCAACTTCTCCAACTCTTTACTTCATCCTTGTACTTGTCGGCTCTTATCGCGAGCTTTTTCGCTTCAAAGGCCGCCACTAAATTAGGGAGAAGACCTACCATTGAAATGGTT ATTTTCCAGCAATTTACTGGAATCAACGCCATTATGTTTTACGCGCCTGTCCTGTTCCAAACTATGGGTTTCAAGACCGATGGCTCGCTTCTATCCTCTGTCATTACTGGACTTGTTAATGTTGGCAACACATTTGTTTCCATCTACCTTATTGACAAGGTTGGAAGGAGAAAATTGCTCCTCCAAGCGTGTTGCCAAATGTTAATTTCTCAGGTACAATATAATGTTCATCTACAAAACTATGCATGA